The following proteins come from a genomic window of Hydractinia symbiolongicarpus strain clone_291-10 chromosome 2, HSymV2.1, whole genome shotgun sequence:
- the LOC130629855 gene encoding uncharacterized protein LOC130629855 — protein MAISTLNLPTFPKFDTDDFTTISTRWEKYKKRLLNLCVALNVEEDKQKLALLLNYIGEEAYDIYDNLLIPGTNETFANAITIFDGYFSPKKNIDYEVYAFRKLKQQPDENIHQFYIRLKQQANKYDFGTNLDKELKQQIMLSTHNSKIRKHAFKNTAISLADLLIYGKHLEDADQQVDDVERSMNPQEEIN, from the coding sequence ATGGCTATTTCAACTTTAAACCTTCCAACTTTTCCAAAGTTTGATACGGATGATTTTACTACAATCTCAACTCGAtgggaaaaatataagaaaCGTTTGTTAAACTTGTGCGTCGCTCTGAACGTTGAAGAAGACAAGCAGAAATTAGCCTTATTGCTTAATTACATTGGTGAAGAGGCGTATGACATATACGACAATCTTTTAATACCAGGTACAAATGAGACGTTTGCAAACGCCATTACAATATTTGATGGATATTTTTCACCTAAGAAAAACATCGATTATGAAGTGTATGCATTTAGAAAACTAAAACAACAACCCGACGAAAACATTCATCAGTTTTACATACGGTTGAAACAGCAGGCGAATAAATATGACTTTGGAACAAATTTGGACAAAGAGCTTAAACAACAAATTATGTTATCTACTCATAACAGCAAAATTCGTAAGCACGCATTTAAGAATACAGCAATTAGTTTAGCAGACTTATTGATTTATGGAAAACATTTGGAGGATGCAGATCAACAAGTCGATGATGTAGAGCGTTCGATGAATCCACAGGAAGAAATTAACTGA